From Methylobacterium radiodurans, a single genomic window includes:
- a CDS encoding tripartite tricarboxylate transporter TctB family protein: MEISRRSSEIATAAATALVGLIVCYGALQNGIAWEESGPSSGFFPFCVGCLIVFGSAVTGAQALLRSGRVQPPFLDGERARAAILFFLPIVAFAALSVWLGLYVAMAIYIVYAMYVPGRLRLATSIAAGLAVAAVNFVIFEKLFMVPLLKGPLLNAVGIY, encoded by the coding sequence ATGGAAATCTCACGCCGGTCCAGCGAGATCGCCACCGCCGCGGCCACCGCGCTCGTCGGCCTGATCGTCTGCTACGGCGCCCTGCAGAACGGGATCGCCTGGGAAGAATCGGGCCCGAGCTCCGGCTTCTTCCCCTTCTGCGTCGGGTGCCTGATCGTCTTCGGCAGCGCCGTCACCGGCGCGCAGGCGCTGCTCCGCTCAGGCCGGGTGCAGCCGCCCTTCCTGGACGGCGAGCGCGCCCGCGCCGCGATCCTGTTCTTCCTGCCGATCGTGGCCTTCGCGGCGCTCTCGGTCTGGCTCGGCCTCTACGTCGCGATGGCGATTTACATCGTCTACGCGATGTACGTGCCCGGCAGGCTGCGGCTCGCGACCTCGATCGCGGCGGGCCTGGCCGTCGCCGCCGTCAACTTCGTCATCTTCGAGAAGCTGTTCATGGTGCCCCTGCTCAAGGGGCCCCTGCTGAACGCCGTCGGCATCTACTGA
- a CDS encoding tripartite tricarboxylate transporter permease → MSNISLLLDGFGVALSTHHVLIMVGGVLLGLVVGVLPGLGAPNGVSLLLPLTFSMDPVSAIILLTSMYWGALFGGSTTSILFNIPGEPSSVATTFDGYPMARQGEAVRALTLAFSSAGIGALTGVIVITLLSGWVANFALRFGAAEYFAVYFMAFASFIGMSSGSPFKTLVSMMLGFACATIGADTISGESRLTFDFDQLIGGVSFLVAVIGLFGLGELIMTMEENLQFHGVKARLSLREIARAVLEMPRYWATVVRSALIGCWMGITPGGPTAASFMSYAIGARFAKNGTRFGKGAPEGIVAPETADHSAGSCALLPMLALGIPGSATAAVMMGGLMIWGLAPGPMLFTTRPDFVWGLIASMYLGNIIAVVLVLATVPLFAYILRAPFRIVGPMITVVCIIGAYTVASHTFDIWLALVFGIAGYVFKKLDYPLAPFVLAMVLGDKAEDAFRQAMLTSGGSASIFWSNGLVGTMMALGVLLLCLPLISKLLRETGIGLRRKALPPQREIGST, encoded by the coding sequence ATGAGCAACATCAGCCTGCTCCTCGACGGCTTCGGCGTCGCCCTCAGCACCCATCACGTGCTGATCATGGTCGGCGGTGTGCTGCTCGGCCTCGTCGTCGGCGTCCTGCCCGGCCTGGGCGCGCCGAACGGCGTCTCGCTCCTGCTGCCGCTGACCTTCTCGATGGACCCGGTCTCGGCGATCATCCTGCTCACCAGCATGTACTGGGGCGCGCTGTTCGGCGGCTCGACCACCTCGATCCTGTTCAACATCCCGGGCGAGCCATCCTCGGTCGCCACGACCTTCGACGGCTATCCGATGGCCCGGCAGGGCGAGGCGGTGCGGGCGCTGACGCTCGCCTTCTCGTCCGCTGGGATCGGGGCGCTGACCGGCGTCATCGTCATCACGCTGCTGTCGGGCTGGGTGGCGAACTTCGCGCTCCGGTTCGGCGCGGCCGAGTACTTCGCCGTGTACTTCATGGCGTTCGCGAGCTTCATCGGCATGTCGAGCGGCTCGCCCTTCAAGACGCTGGTCTCGATGATGCTGGGCTTCGCCTGCGCGACCATCGGCGCCGACACCATCTCGGGCGAGAGCCGGCTCACCTTCGACTTCGATCAGCTGATCGGCGGCGTCAGCTTCCTCGTCGCGGTCATCGGCCTGTTCGGCCTCGGCGAATTGATCATGACGATGGAGGAAAACCTCCAGTTCCACGGCGTGAAGGCCAGGCTCAGTCTGCGCGAGATCGCGCGCGCCGTGCTGGAGATGCCCCGCTACTGGGCCACCGTCGTGCGCAGCGCGCTCATTGGCTGCTGGATGGGCATCACCCCCGGCGGTCCGACCGCGGCCTCCTTCATGAGCTACGCGATCGGCGCCCGCTTCGCCAAGAACGGCACGCGCTTCGGCAAGGGCGCGCCGGAGGGCATCGTGGCGCCGGAGACCGCCGACCACTCGGCCGGATCCTGCGCGCTCCTGCCGATGCTGGCGCTCGGCATTCCGGGCTCGGCCACCGCCGCGGTGATGATGGGCGGGCTGATGATCTGGGGCCTCGCGCCCGGGCCCATGCTGTTCACCACGCGCCCCGACTTCGTCTGGGGCCTCATCGCCAGCATGTATCTCGGCAACATCATCGCGGTGGTGCTGGTGCTCGCGACCGTGCCGCTCTTCGCCTACATCCTGCGCGCGCCGTTCCGCATCGTGGGCCCGATGATCACGGTGGTCTGCATCATCGGGGCCTACACGGTGGCCAGCCACACCTTCGACATCTGGCTCGCGCTGGTCTTCGGCATCGCCGGCTACGTGTTCAAGAAGCTCGACTACCCGCTGGCGCCCTTCGTGCTGGCGATGGTACTCGGCGACAAGGCCGAGGACGCCTTCCGGCAGGCGATGCTCACCTCGGGCGGCTCGGCCTCGATCTTCTGGTCGAACGGCCTCGTCGGGACGATGATGGCGCTGGGCGTCCTGCTGCTCTGCCTGCCGCTGATCTCGAAGCTGCTGCGCGAAACGGGCATCGGCCTGCGCCGGAAGGCGCTGCCGCCGCAGCGGGAGATCGGCTCGACATGA
- a CDS encoding GntR family transcriptional regulator codes for MSSSTLIRQSLHESLVAPLREMILSGELRAGEKVPEEQLCERFGVSRTPIREALKVLAAEGVLQIMPHRGAIVARITEDQVNELFPIMAALERLAGKLACAAATDADIARVRALHDEMMRLYAAGDEPNYLAANRRIHDAFFVIAGNATLHAYYQQVLTRIHSCRFVMRKTPEHWRAAVLEHEQMIAALEARDGETLGSLLERHVTGTTVGIARDYIRQKAEANGADQPLGAGRAPN; via the coding sequence ATGTCCTCCAGCACGCTGATCCGCCAGAGCCTGCACGAGTCGCTCGTCGCGCCGCTACGCGAGATGATCCTCTCGGGCGAGCTCCGCGCGGGCGAGAAGGTGCCCGAGGAGCAGCTCTGCGAGCGCTTCGGGGTGTCGCGCACGCCGATCCGCGAGGCGCTGAAAGTGCTGGCCGCCGAGGGCGTGCTGCAGATCATGCCCCATCGCGGCGCCATCGTCGCGAGGATCACCGAGGATCAGGTCAACGAGCTGTTCCCGATCATGGCCGCGCTGGAGCGGCTGGCGGGCAAGCTCGCCTGCGCGGCCGCCACCGACGCGGACATCGCCCGCGTGCGCGCGCTGCACGACGAGATGATGCGCCTCTACGCGGCCGGCGACGAGCCGAACTATCTCGCCGCCAACCGCCGCATCCACGACGCGTTCTTCGTCATCGCCGGCAACGCGACGCTGCACGCCTACTATCAGCAGGTGCTGACACGCATCCATTCCTGCCGCTTCGTCATGCGCAAGACGCCCGAGCACTGGCGCGCCGCGGTGCTGGAGCACGAGCAGATGATCGCCGCGCTAGAGGCGCGCGATGGCGAGACCCTGGGCTCGCTGCTGGAGCGGCACGTGACGGGCACCACGGTCGGCATCGCCCGGGACTACATCCGGCAGAAGGCGGAAGCGAACGGCGCTGATCAGCCCCTCGGCGCAGGTCGCGCCCCGAACTGA
- a CDS encoding CaiB/BaiF CoA transferase family protein, whose amino-acid sequence MTDRLDHPGTRPEAEARTDSVTAAAALPLAGVRVLDFSQVMAGPFSTMLLADLGADVIKIEPPTGDQTRSAMGFKMKGPDSMGFLNMNRNKRSITLDLKSEAGRETFYRLVETADILVENYRPGVVKKLGVDYETLKAINPRLIYASISGFGQTGPWADRPGFDLMAQAMSGVMSVTGHPGMPPVKAGVPVADIGCALFCTYALLSAYIGRQTSGVGQYIDASLFEAALAFSIWDTSEYWGTGVVPGPVGTSNKMSAPYQAVASKDGYFVMGATNQKLWVQLCGQIGREDLLADERFASNPLRLRNREALIAELETTFATKTSDEWVDELLAVGIPAGKMSTYPEAFESEHGRHRNMRLEIPHPLEGTVPNIGFPVKLMGTPQQIRRHPPLLGEHTEGVLAEIGMDAGEIAGLKARGAFGA is encoded by the coding sequence ATGACCGATCGTCTCGACCACCCCGGGACCCGCCCGGAGGCGGAAGCCCGGACCGACTCCGTCACTGCCGCGGCGGCGCTGCCGCTGGCAGGCGTGCGGGTGCTCGATTTCAGCCAGGTCATGGCCGGTCCGTTCTCGACCATGCTGCTCGCCGATCTCGGCGCCGACGTGATCAAGATCGAGCCGCCGACGGGCGACCAGACCCGCTCGGCGATGGGCTTCAAGATGAAGGGGCCCGACTCGATGGGCTTCCTCAACATGAACCGCAACAAGCGCTCCATCACGCTCGACCTGAAGAGCGAGGCGGGCCGCGAGACCTTCTACCGGCTGGTGGAGACGGCCGACATCCTGGTCGAGAACTACCGGCCGGGCGTGGTGAAGAAGCTCGGCGTCGATTACGAGACCCTGAAAGCGATCAACCCGAGGCTGATCTACGCCTCGATCTCCGGCTTCGGCCAGACCGGGCCCTGGGCGGACCGCCCCGGCTTCGACCTGATGGCCCAGGCCATGTCCGGCGTGATGAGCGTCACCGGCCATCCGGGCATGCCGCCGGTGAAGGCGGGCGTGCCGGTCGCCGATATCGGCTGCGCGCTGTTCTGCACCTACGCGCTCTTGAGCGCCTATATCGGTCGCCAGACGAGCGGCGTCGGCCAGTACATCGACGCCTCCCTGTTCGAGGCGGCGCTCGCCTTCTCGATCTGGGACACGTCCGAGTACTGGGGCACCGGCGTGGTGCCGGGCCCGGTCGGCACCTCCAACAAGATGAGCGCGCCCTACCAGGCGGTGGCCTCCAAGGACGGCTACTTCGTCATGGGGGCGACCAACCAGAAGCTCTGGGTTCAGCTCTGCGGTCAGATCGGCCGGGAGGATCTGCTGGCGGACGAGCGCTTCGCCAGCAACCCGCTGCGCCTGCGCAACCGCGAGGCGCTGATCGCCGAATTGGAGACGACCTTCGCCACCAAGACCTCGGACGAGTGGGTGGACGAGTTGCTCGCGGTGGGCATCCCAGCCGGCAAGATGAGCACCTATCCGGAGGCGTTCGAGAGCGAGCACGGCCGGCATCGCAACATGCGCCTCGAGATCCCGCATCCGCTGGAAGGCACGGTGCCCAATATCGGCTTCCCGGTGAAGCTGATGGGCACGCCGCAGCAGATCCGGCGGCATCCGCCGCTGCTCGGTGAGCATACCGAGGGCGTTCTCGCCGAGATCGGCATGGATGCGGGCGAGATCGCGGGACTGAAGGCGCGGGGAGCGTTCGGCGCATGA